The following are from one region of the Paenibacillus sp. JZ16 genome:
- a CDS encoding N-acetylmuramoyl-L-alanine amidase — protein sequence MIYHKKRKKLTRVFYILFIAILLIVGFKLAWHVGSSTVEFMPASSARVADNYKTLPAVPNHQETFRIVIDPGHGGKDPGATGVSGAYEKAFNLSLAGRVAALLEEDPMFEPLLTRTDDQFIELEERGAIANDGNADAFISIHGNTYTDPMVSGTETLYRNQDSIPLAQAVQTHLAQGIGLRDRGVKEEQLKVLGTPKMPAVLVEVGYLTNAEDEDFLLSDEGQDLAALAIVDGLRSYFLGSQELSLEHQETDDLDEKRSPDTTQSGIRSMEKKVYFNGSAKDGKQVALTFDDGPDAIVTPKILDILKENEIKATFFLLGDRAEAHPEIARRIVEEGHAIGNHSWSHPNFKELSMDEAMKQVMDTQEELNDIIGYRPSLFRPPYGALDEDMEKAIQSKDLAIVNWSVDTMDWSGVPAQEIMGIIREQLKPGGIILQHSANGKNHLANTIEALTLLIPDLKNQGYSFVTVPDLLHLPESQT from the coding sequence ATGATCTATCACAAGAAAAGAAAGAAACTTACCAGAGTCTTTTATATTCTATTTATTGCAATCCTGCTTATCGTCGGCTTCAAATTGGCATGGCACGTCGGTTCATCAACGGTAGAGTTCATGCCGGCATCATCTGCTAGAGTTGCAGATAACTATAAGACGCTTCCTGCCGTGCCCAATCATCAAGAAACATTTCGGATCGTCATCGATCCAGGCCACGGGGGAAAGGATCCTGGAGCTACAGGAGTCAGCGGCGCATATGAGAAGGCGTTCAATCTGTCCCTTGCCGGACGGGTTGCTGCCCTTCTTGAGGAGGATCCTATGTTTGAGCCTCTCTTGACACGAACGGATGACCAATTCATAGAATTGGAGGAGCGGGGAGCGATCGCGAATGATGGGAATGCGGATGCCTTCATCTCCATCCATGGCAACACCTATACGGATCCTATGGTATCAGGAACAGAAACCTTATACCGAAACCAGGACAGCATTCCATTGGCCCAAGCTGTTCAAACGCATTTGGCGCAGGGAATTGGACTCCGTGATCGCGGCGTAAAGGAAGAACAACTAAAAGTGCTAGGTACACCCAAGATGCCCGCAGTGCTTGTTGAAGTTGGATATCTTACCAATGCGGAGGATGAGGATTTCCTGCTGAGCGATGAAGGACAAGACCTTGCCGCGCTGGCAATAGTCGATGGACTCAGATCATATTTTTTGGGATCGCAGGAGCTCTCGCTTGAACACCAAGAAACGGATGATTTAGATGAAAAAAGATCGCCCGATACCACTCAAAGCGGAATTCGGTCCATGGAGAAGAAGGTGTATTTTAATGGTTCAGCGAAAGACGGCAAACAGGTTGCTTTAACGTTTGATGATGGCCCGGATGCCATAGTAACACCCAAGATTCTGGATATTTTAAAGGAAAACGAGATTAAAGCTACCTTTTTCTTGCTGGGAGATCGGGCTGAGGCTCATCCTGAGATTGCCCGGCGAATTGTTGAGGAAGGCCATGCCATAGGGAATCATTCCTGGTCACATCCCAACTTCAAGGAGTTATCCATGGACGAAGCGATGAAGCAGGTCATGGATACACAGGAGGAACTGAACGACATCATTGGTTATCGACCATCCTTATTCAGGCCGCCGTATGGTGCATTGGATGAGGACATGGAGAAAGCCATCCAGAGTAAGGATCTAGCCATTGTGAACTGGTCTGTAGATACGATGGATTGGTCAGGTGTGCCTGCTCAGGAGATCATGGGAATCATCCGCGAGCAGTTGAAGCCAGGAGGCATCATTCTTCAGCATTCCGCAAATGGTAAGAATCATCTTGCCAACACCATTGAGGCACTAACACTGTTAATACCTGATTTGAAGAATCAAGGATATTCTTTTGTCACCGTACCGGATCTGCTGCATTTGCCTGAATCACAGACATAA
- a CDS encoding response regulator transcription factor: MKKTKILIIEDEEPIADLLAYGLAMEGFETRTAASGAAGFRELAAFHPDLLLLDWMLPDQSGLDICKKVTTDYNIPIFMITAKSDITDKVLGLEFGADDYITKPFDLREVVARIRTILRRLDQANQGDRGGMPEAVIRFRAIEIVMEERLVKKDGRPVDLTPKEFDLLMTMYGHRGKIYTRSELLDLVWGYDFMGDTRTVDTHIQRLRKKLDAGDLITTVFGIGYKFEKQAE, translated from the coding sequence ATGAAAAAAACAAAAATTCTCATTATCGAAGATGAGGAGCCGATCGCCGATCTGCTGGCCTATGGCCTCGCGATGGAAGGTTTTGAAACCCGTACCGCGGCCAGCGGTGCCGCAGGCTTTAGGGAGCTTGCGGCATTTCATCCCGATCTGCTCCTTCTGGATTGGATGCTGCCCGACCAAAGCGGGCTCGATATATGCAAAAAAGTAACAACGGACTATAACATCCCCATATTCATGATTACGGCAAAATCCGACATCACGGATAAAGTGCTTGGGCTAGAATTTGGTGCCGATGACTACATTACGAAGCCCTTCGATCTGAGGGAGGTGGTCGCCCGAATTCGCACGATCCTCCGACGGCTGGATCAGGCGAACCAAGGGGATAGGGGAGGAATGCCGGAAGCCGTGATCCGCTTTAGGGCTATCGAAATCGTAATGGAAGAGCGACTGGTCAAGAAAGACGGAAGACCGGTTGATCTTACGCCGAAGGAATTCGACCTGCTCATGACCATGTACGGTCACCGGGGGAAGATTTATACTCGCTCGGAACTGCTGGATTTAGTCTGGGGTTATGATTTCATGGGGGATACGCGGACGGTGGATACGCATATTCAGAGGCTCCGCAAAAAACTGGATGCCGGCGATTTGATCACAACCGTATTCGGCATCGGCTATAAATTCGAGAAGCAGGCGGAATAA
- a CDS encoding sensor histidine kinase — translation MIRTIRAKFIVGFFVIFSLSFLVLNQTVKEIIRTSNQKIVTSDLVGLKNNSNVYVRQAFLINHFTNNKLYFGQMAEEMVNDLKHATSSHVSAYTVDGKLLFSSDERRFSGPSDADLRQAIEGKTAYTITYGRNSGTVLYSYPVIIDGVKVGILRFTKDFTLLYEQSGRIMDIIFYIALAIFGAAFLFSYLLSRNITIPLVKLTRASTEVKNGNLDVRIRFRRRDEIGKLALNFNDMIDRIGSQISTIERDRDRLKELNAQEKRFFDNVTHELKTPLTSILGYAEIIREKGDDDREFFDKGMNHIVEESRRLHGMVLRLLEVSQHNAGEEDVELVDSGKILRDVVDSMSFRAKRYKKSIVCEAEEGSFVLGQPDRLRQLFINLLDNAIKYSAAQSEITVKAERVDGSVRYTFDNPGEPIPEHELANVFQPFYSVSQKQKEEGSVGLGLSIVKSIVDDHGGTIRIVSEKFHTVVNVEIPYVKAGAVQ, via the coding sequence ATGATCCGGACCATCAGAGCCAAGTTTATTGTTGGTTTTTTTGTGATATTCAGTCTGTCGTTCCTCGTACTCAATCAAACTGTCAAGGAGATCATTCGGACAAGCAATCAGAAGATCGTAACTTCCGATCTGGTTGGACTTAAAAACAACAGCAATGTATATGTAAGGCAAGCTTTCCTTATCAATCATTTTACGAACAATAAGCTTTATTTCGGGCAGATGGCCGAGGAAATGGTGAATGATTTGAAGCATGCTACTTCTAGCCATGTCAGCGCGTACACCGTCGACGGCAAGTTATTGTTCTCATCGGACGAGAGAAGATTCTCGGGACCCTCGGATGCGGATCTTCGCCAAGCGATCGAGGGAAAGACGGCCTATACCATCACCTATGGTCGAAACAGCGGAACCGTTCTCTATTCATATCCGGTTATCATCGATGGAGTCAAGGTGGGCATATTGAGGTTTACCAAGGATTTTACCCTGCTCTACGAACAAAGCGGCCGGATCATGGACATTATTTTCTACATTGCGCTTGCCATCTTCGGGGCAGCGTTCCTGTTCTCGTACCTGCTGTCCAGGAATATCACCATACCGCTAGTGAAGCTTACCCGCGCTTCCACTGAAGTAAAGAACGGGAACCTGGATGTTCGAATCCGATTCCGGCGAAGAGATGAAATTGGCAAACTGGCTCTGAATTTCAATGACATGATCGACCGGATCGGCAGCCAGATATCCACGATTGAGCGTGACCGGGATCGCTTGAAGGAGCTAAATGCGCAGGAGAAACGTTTTTTTGACAATGTGACCCATGAACTCAAAACGCCGCTCACCTCCATTCTGGGTTATGCCGAGATCATTCGGGAGAAAGGGGATGACGATCGGGAGTTCTTCGATAAGGGCATGAATCACATCGTTGAAGAGAGTCGACGTCTGCATGGCATGGTGCTAAGGCTGTTGGAAGTATCGCAGCACAACGCTGGAGAAGAGGATGTAGAGCTTGTGGATTCGGGAAAAATTCTGCGCGATGTAGTTGACTCCATGTCGTTCCGGGCCAAGCGCTATAAAAAGAGCATCGTTTGCGAAGCAGAGGAAGGTTCCTTCGTGCTTGGCCAGCCTGATCGGCTGCGCCAGCTCTTTATCAATCTTCTGGATAATGCCATCAAATATAGTGCCGCCCAATCGGAAATTACCGTCAAGGCTGAGCGTGTGGACGGAAGCGTTCGTTATACCTTCGATAATCCCGGAGAGCCCATACCGGAACACGAGCTCGCAAACGTCTTCCAGCCGTTCTACTCGGTGAGCCAGAAGCAGAAGGAAGAAGGCAGTGTGGGACTGGGCCTCAGTATCGTTAAATCCATCGTCGATGATCACGGCGGAACCATCCGTATCGTCAGCGAGAAGTTTCATACTGTCGTCAATGTTGAAATTCCTTATGTAAAGGCGGGGGCTGTCCAATGA
- a CDS encoding WD40 repeat domain-containing protein — MRYRYKRFKLCYALALILLTGCASGLQSETVIIPSAESDQAVDEGSRPFQVKTIYRMPESKDPVEWLGWSASKSVVGLFYETEAVDAAKLSLQRFSSPYERVDHTLEIEMNKLSYQLSPNGKYVSGIAKTEEGVFLQLIAYPGGEVESLEATTDANQELWFEEPTWSGNSRFVSYMVMESNKRQSSIGIFDTESESARVYRLKGLETEALPFKVIVSDDGKMALIVLDEYGHGRRIAMGAVNGNAIDVQYEHDIGTDQAAWLNDDQFVFLGTEGTLYVYDRRNHELSILLEKVDSYEFSKDRKYVAYSQNGENTIYAGKLQGKNILSAEPIYHGVISSKMYWSPDHRRLLVNGRKNYAKEQGPVAIEPTEHQPFIIEFK; from the coding sequence ATGAGATATCGATATAAACGTTTTAAATTATGTTATGCTCTTGCCTTGATTTTACTGACCGGCTGTGCAAGCGGACTGCAATCAGAGACCGTCATTATCCCCAGCGCGGAATCGGATCAAGCCGTGGACGAGGGAAGCCGGCCTTTCCAAGTGAAGACGATTTATCGAATGCCAGAATCCAAGGATCCAGTTGAATGGCTCGGCTGGTCAGCATCCAAGTCGGTAGTCGGTCTTTTTTATGAAACCGAAGCAGTGGACGCGGCGAAATTGAGCTTGCAGCGTTTTTCATCCCCATACGAGCGAGTTGACCATACATTAGAGATTGAAATGAATAAGCTTTCCTATCAATTGTCCCCCAATGGAAAATATGTTTCGGGAATTGCCAAGACGGAGGAGGGCGTTTTTCTGCAATTGATAGCATATCCGGGCGGGGAGGTGGAAAGCCTCGAAGCTACGACAGATGCCAATCAGGAGCTATGGTTTGAGGAACCGACTTGGTCCGGCAACAGCCGTTTTGTAAGCTATATGGTGATGGAATCAAACAAAAGGCAGTCCAGCATCGGGATTTTTGATACGGAATCGGAATCGGCACGTGTTTATCGGCTGAAGGGTCTTGAAACGGAAGCCCTTCCCTTCAAGGTGATCGTCTCGGATGACGGGAAGATGGCGCTCATCGTTCTGGACGAATACGGTCACGGTCGTCGAATTGCAATGGGAGCCGTCAACGGCAATGCGATTGATGTTCAGTATGAGCATGATATCGGCACAGACCAAGCTGCATGGTTGAACGATGATCAATTCGTATTCTTAGGAACGGAGGGAACCCTGTACGTATATGACCGCAGAAATCATGAGCTGTCCATTCTGCTGGAGAAGGTGGATAGCTATGAGTTCTCGAAGGATCGCAAATATGTAGCCTATTCCCAGAACGGGGAGAATACAATTTATGCAGGTAAGCTTCAAGGGAAGAATATACTGAGCGCGGAACCCATCTATCATGGGGTCATCTCTTCTAAGATGTATTGGAGTCCGGACCATCGCCGGCTTCTCGTGAACGGCCGCAAAAATTATGCCAAAGAGCAGGGGCCTGTTGCGATCGAACCGACAGAACATCAGCCATTTATAATCGAATTCAAGTAA
- a CDS encoding YwqG family protein translates to MQLNERNLIKMQSIIKEHQFEHAADYLIEHMRQGIRLSKKGVEDYARPCHSRIGGDPDLPEEIEWPLTSDGTPMTFLAQLQLRDVAAHDATASLPLSGMLYFFIGVDEPAYNIEHRVLYLTEDQTAAAVRRQAPEETTLEEEFTGHRIEARATLEPPNYAYVDDEIVEDEEHDFESYEDLCHQLTGLESDDIAMIFGYPSTQHGDCEHEAALMLLTGSEYNYSMEAAMQQITDHCGGNAAQAQQEIRDTLLLLAIDSDDDVGFCWWDAGELQFYIRKEDLLAGNFERTYCSLYSS, encoded by the coding sequence ATGCAGTTGAACGAACGCAACTTGATTAAGATGCAAAGCATCATCAAGGAACACCAATTTGAGCATGCAGCTGACTATTTAATCGAACATATGCGCCAAGGCATACGGCTATCCAAAAAAGGAGTGGAGGACTATGCCAGGCCGTGCCATTCACGGATTGGCGGAGATCCGGATCTTCCCGAGGAAATTGAATGGCCACTGACTTCGGATGGAACACCGATGACGTTTTTGGCACAGCTGCAGTTGAGGGATGTGGCAGCTCATGATGCCACCGCTTCGCTTCCCCTGAGCGGAATGCTGTATTTCTTCATTGGCGTTGATGAGCCTGCCTATAATATTGAACATCGGGTTCTGTATCTGACGGAGGATCAGACGGCGGCAGCGGTTCGACGCCAGGCTCCTGAGGAAACCACGTTAGAAGAAGAGTTCACCGGCCACCGTATTGAAGCCAGAGCTACGCTTGAGCCTCCTAATTACGCATATGTGGATGACGAAATCGTCGAGGATGAGGAGCACGATTTTGAATCTTATGAGGACCTGTGTCATCAATTGACTGGACTGGAATCTGACGACATTGCAATGATCTTTGGCTATCCCTCTACCCAGCACGGAGATTGTGAGCATGAGGCTGCTTTAATGCTGCTAACCGGATCCGAGTACAATTACTCCATGGAGGCGGCTATGCAGCAGATCACTGATCATTGCGGCGGCAACGCGGCGCAAGCCCAGCAGGAAATTCGGGATACACTGCTGCTGCTGGCGATCGATTCGGACGACGATGTAGGGTTTTGCTGGTGGGATGCCGGTGAACTGCAATTTTACATACGAAAAGAGGACTTGCTGGCCGGAAATTTCGAGCGCACGTATTGTTCGCTATACTCAAGCTGA
- a CDS encoding class I SAM-dependent methyltransferase, protein MKEKVIKAYDKLAGDYERHVDSQSGHNAYYERPAMIHLLPANMEQMTVLDAGFAAGWYTEQFLKRRARVTAVDLSPAMIEACKRRVGNEATVFACDITEDLPFEDEAFDLIVSSLTLHYIEDWAPTFREFQRVLKPGGSLIYSVHHPFMDVKHFDRQDYFARELLTEVWNKPESGPVEVSFYRRPIQEIINVTSSRFRIDQLIEPQPSLADKDNPEAKEWMAKWYDRLMMNPHFLIVKALKS, encoded by the coding sequence ATGAAGGAGAAGGTCATTAAAGCATATGATAAGCTGGCCGGAGACTACGAGCGGCATGTGGATTCGCAGAGCGGACATAATGCGTATTATGAAAGGCCGGCCATGATCCATTTGTTGCCGGCAAACATGGAGCAAATGACCGTCCTTGATGCTGGTTTTGCCGCGGGGTGGTATACGGAGCAATTTCTTAAACGAAGGGCCCGGGTCACAGCGGTTGATCTGAGTCCGGCGATGATAGAAGCCTGTAAGAGGCGAGTCGGCAATGAAGCGACGGTATTCGCATGCGACATAACCGAGGATCTGCCCTTTGAAGATGAGGCTTTTGATCTGATCGTAAGTTCATTGACGCTTCACTACATCGAGGATTGGGCGCCGACCTTTCGCGAATTTCAACGCGTGCTGAAACCTGGCGGCAGTTTGATTTACTCCGTTCATCATCCCTTTATGGATGTTAAACATTTTGATCGCCAAGATTACTTTGCCCGTGAGTTATTGACGGAGGTTTGGAACAAACCGGAGTCCGGACCCGTCGAAGTCTCCTTTTATAGAAGACCGATTCAGGAAATCATCAACGTAACTTCCTCACGGTTTCGAATCGATCAGCTCATCGAGCCGCAGCCCAGTTTAGCGGATAAAGACAACCCGGAAGCTAAGGAATGGATGGCCAAATGGTATGATCGCCTGATGATGAACCCTCATTTTTTGATAGTGAAAGCACTAAAATCATAA
- the ytxJ gene encoding bacillithiol system redox-active protein YtxJ — translation MQWNEITTIEEWNAILEKSSERGQVILKHSTTCPVSSNALSEFESYLNKTPNGDVDYTLVKVIESRPVSNKIAEDLNVKHESPQIIYVKDQAKYWTASHWAVTSAHITAVLD, via the coding sequence ATGCAATGGAATGAAATTACGACAATAGAAGAATGGAATGCGATTCTGGAAAAATCCTCCGAGCGCGGCCAAGTTATTTTGAAGCATAGCACGACATGCCCGGTTAGCTCCAATGCTCTTTCGGAGTTTGAATCTTACTTGAATAAGACGCCAAACGGCGATGTGGATTACACGCTGGTTAAAGTCATTGAGTCCCGGCCGGTTTCCAATAAAATTGCCGAGGATTTGAACGTAAAGCATGAATCGCCGCAAATTATCTATGTGAAGGACCAAGCGAAATATTGGACGGCCTCACACTGGGCGGTTACGTCTGCGCATATCACCGCGGTTCTGGACTGA
- a CDS encoding thioredoxin family protein, translating into MKELEELRSIEAIERFIQDHTFSFVYVSRQDCSVCHAILPKLRELLEQFPRISLGHIQGEAVGEIASRYLIFTAPVLLLFVEGKEHLREDRFVQFGALEKKLKNLMELFS; encoded by the coding sequence ATGAAAGAACTGGAAGAACTAAGATCGATAGAGGCCATCGAGCGGTTTATTCAAGATCACACCTTCAGTTTTGTATATGTATCCAGACAAGATTGCAGCGTATGCCACGCGATCTTACCCAAACTTAGAGAGTTGTTGGAGCAGTTCCCTCGCATCTCATTGGGACATATCCAAGGCGAAGCCGTCGGTGAAATCGCCTCGAGATATTTGATATTTACCGCACCGGTACTCCTCTTATTCGTAGAGGGAAAAGAGCATCTGAGAGAGGATCGTTTTGTACAGTTTGGCGCGTTAGAAAAGAAATTAAAAAACTTGATGGAGCTCTTTAGCTAG